The genomic interval CATGACGGACTACGTGGCCCCCAAGGGCGTGCGCATCGCGGACGCCGACCGCGTCCGCCTCGGCGCGCACCTCGCCGAGGGCACCACCGTGATGCACGAGGGCTTCGTCAACTTCAACGCCGGCACGCTCGGCACGTCGATGGTCGAGGGCCGGATCTCGGCGGGCGTCGTCATCGGCGACGGCTCCGACATCGGCGGCGGCGCGTCCACGATGGGCACCCTGTCGGGCGGCGGCAACGTCCGCATCTCCGTCGGCGAGCGGTGCCTGGTCGGCGCGGAGGCGGGCGTGGGCATCGCCCTCGGCGACGAGTGCGTGGTCGAGGCCGGCCTCTACGTCACCGCCGGCACCCTGGTCACCATGCCCGACGGGCAGGTCGTCAAGGCCCGCGAACTCTCCGGCGCCTCCCACATCCTCTTCCGCCGCAACTCGGTCACCGGCACGGTGGAGGCCCGCCCGAACAACGCGGTGTGGGGCGGGCTGAACGAGGTGCTGCACAGCCACAACTGACCGCCACCGGTCATCGCCGAGCGCCCTCCACGGCCCGAACGCGGCCCGGGAGGGCGCTCGTGCTGCGAGCAGGTTCCCGGGACCGTTCCAGGCGCCGGTGACGGGGCTCGTCGTCCCTGGGCGCTCGGCGGAGGGGGTGACTGGTGGCGGTAGCTGGTCCTCGTACGGGTTGCTTTCCGTGACCTTGAGGTCGTTTTGGCGGATGAACGGGTGGACACAGGGTCCGATCAGACGCCAAGGCGACTGAATGCGCACGGAAAAGGGGACGGGCGATGAGCGACAAGTGGGTGCGGGGCGTGCTGCGCTGTGTGATCGGCGGGATGGGGGTGGCCGCCATGCTGATCTTCTGCGGGGCCGTGGCGGACACCGCGTACGCCGATGAGACGGCCACCGGTTCCGGCAACGGGCACCGGGTGGGGCTGGTCAACGCCGATCTCGGGCAGATCGACGATCCCGCCGAGGACGTGCTGGAGCACGTTCTGCTGTTCAGCGACGGGCAGGTGTGGAACTGACCTCCGCGGTCAGGCGGGCGTAGGCCTCCCGCAGGGCGGTCGCCGCCCCCGGGTCCGCCGGGCGCAGGGGCGGGCGGACCGGGCCTGCGGGGAGGCCCAGGGCGGCGAGCAGGGCCTTCGCCGTCACCGTGCCGGGGAGGCCGCCCGCCATCATGGCCTCGATCAGCGGGGTCAGGCGGTGCTGGAGGCGGACGGCCCCGGCCGTGTCGCCCTCGTCGAAGGCGTCGAGGACGGCTCGGACCTCGGACGGAGCCACGTTGGCCACCGTGCTGACGCAGCCGGCGCCGCCCACCGCGTACAGCGCCAGGTTGTGTTCGTCGCAGCCCGCGTAGTACGCCAGGTCCGTGCGGGCCATCACCGTCTGCGCCGCCAGGAAGTCGTTGCTGCAGTCCTTCACCGCCACGATGCGCGGGTGTTCGGACAGGCGCAGCAGGGTGTCCGGTTCGATGCGGACGCCGGTGCGGACCGGGATGTCGTACAGGACCACGGGCAGGCCCGTCGCGTCGGCGGTCTCGCGGAGGTGCGCCTCGATCGCGTCCTGCGGGGGGCGGCTGTAGTACGGGGCGGCCAGGAGGACGGCGTCGGCGCCCGCCCGCTCGGCCGCGCGGGCCAGCGTGACGGTGTGCGCGGTGTCGGGGGTGCCGACGCCGGCGATCAGTGTGGCGCGGGTACCGACGGCCTCCCGCACGGCCGCGATCAGGGACCGCTTCTCCGCGTCCGACGTGGTCGGGGACTCCCCGGTCGTGCCGGACAGCACCAGGCCGTCGCAGCCCCGGGCGGCCAGGTGACCGGCGAGGCGCTGGGCGCCGTCCAGGTCCAGCGCGCCGGAGGGTGTGAAGGGGGTGATCATCGCGCACAGGGCGCGGCCGAGGGCGGGACGCGTCGAGGTCATGGGAGGAGTGTCGGCCGAGGAACGGTGAAGTTCCACTTACTTTTCCTCACCGGTACCGGTAAGCGTTGCTTGAGGGATAGTCGGCTGACGCCAGGGGTACTCGGGTGACCCACCCCACCGAGAGGAGGCGCACCGTGGCCGGAACCATCCATCAACGGCCCGTCCGCGACGAGCACAGCGTCGGCGAGCTCGTCGGACAGGCCACCGAACAGATCTCGCGACTCGCACGGCAGGAAGTGGCGCTCGCCAAGGAGGAACTGGCCGAGAAGGGGCGCCGCGCCGGAGTCGGCGGCGGCATGCTGGGAGCGGCGGGAGCGTTCGGTTACGCGGGGCTGCTCGCGCTGGCCGCCACGGGAATCGCCGCACTCGACCTCGTGCTGCCTCTGTGGGCGGCGGCGCTGATCATCACGGCGGTGCTGTTCGCGATCGCCGGCGTGCTGGCGATGGCCGGACGCGGGCAGCTGCGCCGGGCCACGCCGCCCAAGCCGGAGCGGACGCTGGGCAGCGTGAAGGCCGACGTCGAGGAGATCAGGGAAAGGGCGCACCGATGACGCACGAGGTGAGGGGCGCGACGTCCCCGTCGGGGGCCCACCTGGACGCCGGGAGCGAGGCGGAGCACGGGGCCAAGGGTCCGGACGAACTGCGCCGGGAGATCGAACGGACGCGGCACGAACTCGGCGACACCGTCGAGGAACTGGCCGGGAAGATGGACGTCAAGGCGCGCGCCCGGGCGCGCGCCGACGACCTGAAGGACCGGGCCGGCGCGATGACCGTGCAGATGCGCAGCAGCGCCGCCCAGGTGGGCGAGCTCGGCAAGCAGCACCGCAAGCCGCTGACGGCCGCCGCGGGCGCGCTGGTGATGCTGGCCGTGGGTGTGGTGATGGTGCAGCGCCGCCACCACTGAGCGCGCGGGCCGCGCGGCCACGGGATCCGGCGCCGGGTGCGGGCCGGAGGGCGGCGGGGGACGGAGCGGACAGCCGCTTCCGCCCCCGCCGCCCGCTGTCAGGGCGAGGTCACGGCTTGAAGCGCAGGACCTGCGGGTCGTGGTCGCTGATCTGGTCGTGGAACTCCGCGTTGATGTGCACGCTGTCGTAGCTGAACGAGCACTGGCGGCGGATGGAGGGGCTGATCAGGATCTGGTCGAGAACCTGGCTGTTGCCCTGGTACACGTACGAGTAACGCTCCGACGGGGGCAGCGACCTGACGGCCGACCAGAGGGTGCCGCCGCCCTCCAGGATGCGGGTGGTGCGGGAGAACTCGAAGTCGTTGATGTCGCCGAGCGCCACGACCGCCGCGTTCTTCTGGACCTTGAGGATCTTCGCGGTGAAGTCGTGGACCTCCTGCGCCTGGAGGTGGCGCTGCGCCTCCGAGCTGCGCGCCGGTGGCTGGAACTGCGAGGTCAGGCCCTGGTCGCCGCCCTTGGACGAGAAGTGGTTGGCGATGACGACGACCGTGCGGCCGCGGAAGACGAACTCGCCGGCCAGCGGCTTGCGGCTGTCCTCGAAGGCCGCCGAGTCCGGTGCGATCCGGCCGGGGGAGAGGGTCAGGGCGGCCCTGCCGCGGACCTTGACCACGTCGGTCGGCGTGGTGGCGTCGCCGCCGGGCCGGTCGGTGAAGGACACCCGGGCCGGGTTGAACAGGAAGGCCTGGCGGATGTTGCCGCCCGGCTCGCCCCCGTCCTGCTTGTCGGCCGGGTCGACGGCGCGCCAGTCGTAGCGCGGGCCGCCGGCCGCCTCGACGGCGTCGATCAGCTTCGTGAGCGTGACGTCCGCGGCGACCGTGCCGTCGTCCGTGGCGCCGTTGTTGTCCTGGATCTCCTCCAGCGACACGATGTCGGGCGAGGAGAGGTGGTCCACGATCGCCTCGGCGTGCGCCGCGAAGGTGTCGTCGGACGGAT from Streptomyces sp. DH-12 carries:
- a CDS encoding phage holin family protein, giving the protein MAGTIHQRPVRDEHSVGELVGQATEQISRLARQEVALAKEELAEKGRRAGVGGGMLGAAGAFGYAGLLALAATGIAALDLVLPLWAAALIITAVLFAIAGVLAMAGRGQLRRATPPKPERTLGSVKADVEEIRERAHR
- the dapA gene encoding 4-hydroxy-tetrahydrodipicolinate synthase, whose amino-acid sequence is MTSTRPALGRALCAMITPFTPSGALDLDGAQRLAGHLAARGCDGLVLSGTTGESPTTSDAEKRSLIAAVREAVGTRATLIAGVGTPDTAHTVTLARAAERAGADAVLLAAPYYSRPPQDAIEAHLRETADATGLPVVLYDIPVRTGVRIEPDTLLRLSEHPRIVAVKDCSNDFLAAQTVMARTDLAYYAGCDEHNLALYAVGGAGCVSTVANVAPSEVRAVLDAFDEGDTAGAVRLQHRLTPLIEAMMAGGLPGTVTAKALLAALGLPAGPVRPPLRPADPGAATALREAYARLTAEVSSTPARR
- the dapD gene encoding 2,3,4,5-tetrahydropyridine-2,6-dicarboxylate N-succinyltransferase encodes the protein MTDTTAQSTTGAVAAGLATLAADGTVLDTWFPAPELAAEPGPSGTERLSAEQAAKLLGGGATAAAGPDPRRGVEVVAVRTVISSLDAKPVDAHDVYLRLHLLSHRLVKPHGQNLDGIFAHLANVAWTSLGPVAVDDLEKVRLNARAEGLHLQVTSVDKFPRMTDYVAPKGVRIADADRVRLGAHLAEGTTVMHEGFVNFNAGTLGTSMVEGRISAGVVIGDGSDIGGGASTMGTLSGGGNVRISVGERCLVGAEAGVGIALGDECVVEAGLYVTAGTLVTMPDGQVVKARELSGASHILFRRNSVTGTVEARPNNAVWGGLNEVLHSHN